A section of the Arabiibacter massiliensis genome encodes:
- a CDS encoding FMN-binding protein: MILGMDKGKVALVVVCVALLVGLVFLVVYLKSVADYQRAVKDLVVREVALTDVADGTFAGACDVGFISAKVEVTVQAGRITDIALVEHKNERGAPAEAIIGDMVAAQRIDVDAVTGATNSSTVLKKAVENALRKGL, encoded by the coding sequence ATGATACTCGGAATGGACAAGGGGAAGGTTGCGCTGGTTGTTGTTTGCGTGGCGCTGCTTGTGGGGCTCGTGTTCCTCGTCGTGTACCTGAAAAGCGTCGCGGATTACCAGCGGGCCGTGAAGGACCTGGTCGTGCGCGAGGTCGCCCTCACGGACGTTGCCGACGGCACGTTTGCGGGCGCCTGCGATGTCGGTTTCATCTCGGCGAAGGTCGAGGTGACGGTGCAAGCCGGGAGGATAACCGACATCGCGCTTGTGGAGCATAAGAACGAGCGCGGCGCGCCTGCGGAGGCCATCATCGGGGACATGGTGGCCGCGCAGAGAATCGACGTCGACGCCGTGACGGGCGCGACGAATTCGAGCACCGTGCTGAAGAAGGCCGTGGAGAACGCCCTGCGGAAGGGCCTGTAG
- a CDS encoding DUF2268 domain-containing protein produces MDVQPVRSDAAYRAMIDAPAEKRADAYRHQLMAPFKEKWDCYHVPLKAPQPGGYDVVMASEMLGILPPARVDDSWADAVRLLGDDAFWDACQHAVERSLERFDARGIALPRQAYRFTVLLANPESPVVRVNEGYCGDGGIPGSIFAWLVPGERTMRRLLAALAHETNHNVRFQFVKWRNDITLGEMLVSEGLAENFAVELFGEELAGPWVTRTTPEALEQVKPLVHAGLGAQGLAELSAYLYGDETAALMGYPTRGLPYCAGYACGYHLVRRFLDETGTDIADATLLPAADILDAARGFWE; encoded by the coding sequence ATGGACGTGCAGCCCGTGCGCTCCGACGCCGCCTACCGCGCCATGATCGACGCGCCGGCCGAGAAGCGCGCCGATGCGTACCGCCACCAGCTCATGGCCCCTTTCAAGGAGAAGTGGGACTGCTACCACGTGCCGCTGAAGGCGCCCCAACCCGGCGGCTACGACGTGGTCATGGCCAGCGAGATGCTCGGCATCCTGCCGCCCGCGCGCGTGGACGACAGCTGGGCCGATGCCGTGCGGCTCCTGGGCGACGACGCGTTCTGGGACGCATGCCAGCACGCCGTCGAGCGCTCGCTTGAGCGCTTCGACGCGCGAGGCATCGCCCTTCCCCGCCAGGCGTACCGCTTCACCGTGCTTTTGGCGAATCCAGAGAGCCCCGTCGTGCGGGTGAACGAAGGCTACTGCGGCGACGGCGGCATCCCCGGGAGCATCTTCGCGTGGCTCGTGCCGGGCGAGCGCACCATGCGCCGTCTGCTCGCGGCGCTCGCGCACGAGACGAACCACAACGTGCGCTTCCAGTTCGTAAAGTGGCGAAACGACATCACGCTCGGCGAGATGCTGGTCAGCGAAGGGCTGGCCGAGAACTTCGCCGTGGAGCTGTTCGGCGAGGAGCTGGCGGGTCCATGGGTCACGCGCACCACGCCGGAGGCGCTCGAGCAGGTGAAGCCGCTCGTGCACGCGGGCCTGGGCGCGCAGGGGCTGGCCGAGCTCTCGGCCTACCTCTACGGCGACGAGACGGCCGCGCTCATGGGCTACCCCACCCGAGGCCTGCCCTACTGCGCCGGCTACGCCTGCGGCTACCACCTGGTCAGACGCTTCCTCGACGAAACGGGAACCGACATCGCCGACGCCACCCTCCTGCCGGCGGCCGACATCCTCGACGCCGCGCGCGGCTTCTGGGAGTGA
- a CDS encoding RNA polymerase sigma factor — protein sequence MLNRQRDGEAFERLVEEHYDDVLAYCRRHAPSYDEAPDVAQEAFLRFVRSGRSPADGKPLAYLFTIARNLCIDAARAKRPPAASLDVDVPDRSPGADPADACAGSEVGALVEALDQELREVVELRFDQGFKVGEIASVLGVSRFAVNRRLNRALSELRRGLEGREGA from the coding sequence GTGTTGAACAGGCAGCGGGACGGCGAGGCGTTCGAACGGCTAGTCGAGGAGCACTACGACGACGTGCTGGCGTACTGCCGGCGGCACGCGCCGTCGTACGACGAGGCACCGGACGTGGCGCAGGAGGCGTTTCTGCGCTTCGTGCGCAGCGGGCGCTCGCCGGCGGACGGCAAGCCGCTCGCGTACCTGTTCACCATCGCACGCAACCTCTGCATCGACGCGGCGCGCGCGAAGCGTCCGCCCGCGGCATCCCTCGACGTGGACGTGCCCGATCGCTCGCCCGGCGCCGACCCGGCGGACGCGTGCGCGGGCAGCGAGGTGGGCGCGCTGGTGGAGGCGCTCGACCAGGAGCTGCGCGAGGTGGTGGAGCTGCGCTTCGACCAGGGCTTCAAGGTGGGCGAGATCGCGAGTGTCCTGGGCGTGTCGCGCTTCGCGGTGAACCGGCGGCTCAACCGGGCGCTGTCCGAGCTGCGCCGCGGATTGGAAGGAAGGGAAGGCGCATGA
- a CDS encoding ABC transporter ATP-binding protein: MELTIDRLSKQFGSKIAVDRVSASLVPGVYGLLGANGAGKTTLMRMVCDVLRPTSGEIRFDGRDVRALGDGYRARLGYLPQDFGSYPDFTALDFMLYLAALKGLDRHAARRRSLALLETVGLADVARQKIRTFSGGMKQRLGIAQAVLNDPAILALDEPTAGLDPKERVRFRNLIASFAQDKIVILSTHIVSDVEYIADEILVMRAGGFIMQGAPADIVGAVAGKVWECHVDARQAEALAATSCVSNVHYAADGHAVARVVADEPPVPGANPLEPTLEDVYLYVFRDAVESVAPAVPASQGGRHV; this comes from the coding sequence ATGGAACTGACCATTGACCGGCTGAGCAAGCAGTTCGGGTCGAAGATCGCGGTCGACCGCGTGTCGGCGAGCCTCGTGCCCGGCGTGTACGGCCTTCTGGGCGCGAACGGCGCGGGCAAGACCACCCTCATGCGCATGGTGTGCGACGTGCTGCGTCCCACCTCCGGCGAGATCCGCTTCGACGGCCGCGACGTGCGTGCGCTCGGCGACGGGTACCGCGCGCGGCTGGGGTACCTGCCGCAGGACTTCGGCTCCTATCCCGACTTCACGGCGCTTGACTTCATGTTGTACCTGGCCGCGCTCAAGGGGCTCGACCGCCATGCGGCGCGCCGCCGCTCGCTCGCGCTGTTGGAGACGGTGGGCCTCGCCGACGTGGCGCGGCAGAAGATTCGCACGTTCTCCGGCGGCATGAAGCAGCGCCTCGGCATCGCGCAGGCCGTGCTGAACGACCCGGCCATCCTGGCGCTCGACGAGCCCACGGCCGGCCTCGACCCGAAGGAGCGCGTGCGCTTCCGCAACCTCATCGCCAGCTTCGCGCAGGACAAGATAGTGATCCTGTCCACGCACATCGTGTCGGACGTGGAGTACATCGCCGACGAGATCCTGGTCATGCGCGCGGGCGGCTTCATCATGCAGGGCGCGCCCGCCGATATCGTGGGCGCCGTGGCGGGGAAGGTGTGGGAGTGCCACGTAGACGCGCGGCAGGCCGAAGCGCTGGCGGCGACGAGCTGCGTGAGCAACGTCCACTACGCCGCCGACGGGCACGCGGTGGCGCGCGTCGTGGCCGATGAGCCCCCGGTGCCCGGCGCGAACCCGCTTGAGCCGACGTTGGAGGATGTATACCTGTACGTGTTCCGCGATGCGGTGGAGTCCGTAGCGCCCGCCGTGCCCGCATCCCAAGGAGGCCGCCATGTTTGA
- a CDS encoding ABC transporter permease subunit produces MFDLVKFELKKLLARRTSQVVSVGILLLLCGIMTLNVVQTKTSSNTDEILSGTAAIAQQKARADAHAGVLSVERVQEEVAAYKALAFSKVDPAEVEGLSDAAAYQLMKEAYEPDEFRAIYDTYYSYLLSPWITGSMEQYQVAAQLSDADTAGFYGAVADKLQRELDDGMGGTWTYTGAERTYWTDKQAGVSEPLAYGYAGGWADVMACIGFLAFAMVAVCVVLTPVFAGEYQDRTDAVLLATRYGRSKLVAAKIIASLLFTTAYFALATAIIMGVALAFFGAGGGDLPVQVLSLGIPYDLTMAEATWTAVGLGYLMTLGLAGLTLLLSSKLRSQLAIFAVCAALIFLTGMIPSGGSGALLHVLYLFPINALSDQVLYNSLVSYTAGPFVIDLVGVLAIAYALVLLACTPLAARAFRRHQVM; encoded by the coding sequence ATGTTTGATCTGGTGAAATTCGAGCTGAAGAAGCTGCTCGCGCGGCGCACGTCGCAGGTGGTGAGCGTGGGCATCCTGCTGTTGCTGTGCGGCATCATGACGCTCAACGTGGTGCAGACCAAGACGTCGTCGAACACGGATGAGATTCTGAGCGGCACCGCCGCTATCGCGCAGCAGAAGGCGCGGGCTGACGCGCACGCGGGCGTGCTCTCCGTCGAGCGCGTGCAGGAAGAGGTGGCCGCGTATAAGGCGCTCGCATTCTCGAAGGTGGATCCCGCCGAGGTGGAGGGCCTGAGCGACGCGGCGGCGTACCAGCTCATGAAGGAGGCTTACGAGCCCGATGAGTTCCGCGCCATATACGACACGTACTACTCGTACCTGCTCTCGCCGTGGATCACGGGCTCGATGGAGCAGTACCAGGTGGCGGCGCAGTTAAGCGATGCGGATACCGCGGGCTTCTACGGCGCAGTCGCCGACAAGCTGCAACGCGAGCTCGACGACGGCATGGGCGGCACGTGGACGTACACAGGCGCCGAGCGCACCTACTGGACGGACAAGCAGGCCGGGGTAAGCGAGCCGCTCGCCTACGGCTATGCCGGCGGGTGGGCAGACGTGATGGCGTGCATCGGCTTCCTCGCGTTCGCCATGGTGGCCGTGTGCGTGGTGCTCACGCCCGTGTTCGCCGGCGAGTACCAGGACCGCACCGACGCCGTGCTCCTGGCCACGCGCTACGGGCGCTCCAAGCTGGTGGCGGCGAAGATCATCGCGTCGCTTTTGTTCACGACGGCGTACTTCGCGCTGGCGACCGCCATCATCATGGGCGTGGCGCTCGCGTTCTTCGGCGCAGGGGGCGGCGATCTGCCCGTGCAGGTGCTCTCGCTCGGCATCCCCTACGACCTCACGATGGCCGAGGCCACGTGGACGGCGGTGGGGCTCGGCTACCTCATGACGCTCGGACTGGCGGGGCTCACGCTGCTGCTGTCGTCGAAGCTGCGCTCCCAGCTGGCCATCTTCGCCGTGTGCGCGGCGCTCATCTTCCTCACGGGCATGATCCCCTCGGGCGGCAGCGGCGCGCTGCTGCACGTGCTGTACCTGTTCCCCATCAACGCGCTGTCCGACCAGGTGCTTTACAACTCCCTCGTGTCCTACACGGCCGGCCCGTTCGTCATCGACCTCGTGGGCGTGCTCGCCATCGCCTACGCGCTCGTGCTGCTGGCATGCACGCCGCTCGCCGCCCGCGCCTTCCGCCGGCACCAGGTGATGTAG
- a CDS encoding VanZ family protein, whose product MLERGVMVVPTGVALIVVLIVCLVRRAGAKRTCLYLALTAYVGAVAAVALFPLPFERGMGYAPTWGISFNLVPFAGIARTVADAAQTGWWWSIASVIVGGNVLMFVPLGFMLPLLLERLRRLRAAALVLVASSVAIELAQLVAGLAVAGYLYRVVDVDDVILNVAGGLIGFGLWKAWERIRSARASQTS is encoded by the coding sequence ATGCTGGAGCGGGGAGTCATGGTGGTGCCGACGGGCGTGGCGCTCATCGTGGTTTTGATCGTGTGCCTCGTGCGGCGCGCGGGGGCGAAGCGGACGTGCCTGTACCTGGCGCTCACGGCCTACGTGGGAGCGGTGGCGGCGGTCGCGCTGTTCCCGTTGCCGTTCGAGCGCGGGATGGGTTATGCGCCGACGTGGGGGATCTCGTTCAACCTCGTGCCCTTCGCCGGCATCGCGCGTACGGTGGCCGACGCGGCTCAAACCGGCTGGTGGTGGTCGATCGCGTCCGTCATCGTGGGCGGCAACGTGCTCATGTTCGTGCCGCTGGGATTCATGCTGCCGCTGCTGTTGGAGCGCCTGCGCCGACTGCGCGCGGCGGCGCTCGTGCTTGTCGCAAGCTCGGTGGCCATCGAGCTTGCGCAGCTGGTCGCGGGGCTGGCCGTGGCGGGCTACCTGTATCGCGTCGTGGATGTGGACGACGTCATCCTCAACGTCGCCGGCGGCCTGATCGGCTTCGGCCTATGGAAGGCCTGGGAGCGCATCCGCTCCGCCCGCGCATCGCAAACGTCCTAA